A single Dunckerocampus dactyliophorus isolate RoL2022-P2 chromosome 2, RoL_Ddac_1.1, whole genome shotgun sequence DNA region contains:
- the tmub1 gene encoding transmembrane and ubiquitin-like domain-containing protein 1, producing the protein MALIEGVGDEVTLLFGVLIFLLVLLLAWISTRTAEPLDHPLESSTRSALSQRTPHHDTPSTSASERSATETQPPVSTKEDKEGGGGRQEAAANDGDVGRSDGGEDSQRNMVVRLKFLNDTERTALVKPQDTIGYIKRTYFAGQEQQVRLIYQGQLLQDDTVTLESLHLTHNCVLHCHISQHAPRAAMGPGPADQVQVALNVGSLMVPLLVLMLSVLWYFQIQYRQFFTAPATASLVGITIFLSLVAFGVYRR; encoded by the exons TGGGGTGCTGATTTTCTTACTGGTGTTGCTGCTGGCCTGGATCTCCACCCGCACCGCAGAACCACTGGACCACCCGCTGGAATCCTCTACGAGGTCCGCCCTTTCCCAGAGGACCCCCCACCATGACACACCCTCCACCTCTGCTAGTGAGAGAAGTGCGACTGAGACTCAGCCCCCAGTCTCTACAAAGGAAGATAAAGAAGGCGGAGGAGGCAGACAGGAGGCGGCGGCAAATGATGGAGATGTGGGGAGGAGCGACGGTGGTGAAGACTCTCAGAGAAACATGGTGGTTAGACTGAAGTTCCTGAACGACACGGAGAGAACGGCGCTGGTCAAACCTCAGGATACCATTGGATATATCAAGCG GACCTACTTTGCTGGTCAGGAGCAGCAGGTGCGTCTCATCTATCAGGGGCAGCTGCTGCAGGACGACACCGTCACACTGGAGTCGCTCCACTTGACTCACAACTGCGTGCTGCACTGTCACATCTCTCAGCACGCCCCACGTGCGGCTATGGGGCCAGGGCCTGCAGACCAAGTGCAGGTGGCTCTCAATGTGGGCAGCCTGATGGTCCCGCTGCTGGTCCTCATGCTGTCAGTGCTTTGGTACTTTCAGATCCAATACCGTCAGTTCTTCACGGCACCTGCCACTGCCTCGCTGGTGGGAATCACCATCTTTCTTAGCCTGGTGGCCTTTGGCGTTTATCGCCGCTAG
- the LOC129177753 gene encoding dynein axonemal heavy chain 17-like: protein MLSDIKQVSWEKDLEPRPEAAQVLKFRRDITKSYLCLSHMVSCYNQVVGEALAVELPLIEDQLQEQRQSLLELHNSTWRSEGVHQLIAQKRQSITAFFASVSEARANMAAMSRITQGWAELPLLQRVGNFLERGEATEQSYSRLREDSEEVLRLTQENRRLYVKQDTSQSWSAYLDHVDQLVQDGLLQLLLRSLHFLTDNMKPESCGGALLQVSLHLQSTESVFEPSLDTDLADLLKSFIDDVYSAASLPPRLSVSHHGNHQEALRENADLVALELEVRQRLLEVREEAELLRADLDRFSPLWRSHKRGVMQEFLTYGRKLEPEEEEVEEAPPTLTDFQREIHSLQKQMTHVNHLNENELLHGWLQVELRPFKNALRLFIHNWISMYTQHLLKLVRHSMSQRSVDEEHDDNSRKSSSSFPLTETIMLLETVGVEVPELTTLLQS, encoded by the exons ATGCTGAGTGACATTAAGCAAGTGAGCTGGGAGAAGGATCTGGAGCCCCGCCCCGAAGCTGCTCAAGTATTGAAGTTCAGACGTGACATCACAAAGAGTTACCTGTGTCTAAGTCACATGGTGTCATGCTACAACCAG GTGGTGGGCGAAGCTCTGGCAGTGGAGCTTCCTCTGATCGAGGATCAGCTGCAGGAGCAGAGGCAGAGTTTGTTAGAGCTGCACAACAGCACATGGAGGAGTGAAG GTGTGCACCAGTTGATTGCGCAGAAGAGACAAAGCATCACAGCTTTCTTTGCCTCAGTGAGTGAAGCACGtgccaacatggctgccatgTCTCGCATCACGCAG GGGTGGGCAGAGCTTCCCCTGCTGCAACGCGTAGGTAACTTCCTGGAGAGGGGCGAAGCTACAGAGCAGAGCTACAGTCGTCTGAGAGAAGACAGCGAGGAAGTGCTCAGGCTGACTCag GAAAACCGCAGACTGTACGTAAAACAAGACACCTCCCAGTCCTGGTCTGCCTACCTGGACCACGTGGACCAGCTTGTCCAGGATGGACTTTTACAGCTGCTGCTGCGCTCGCTACACTTTCTGACAGACAACATGAAGCCAGAG aGCTGCGGGGGAGCCTTGTTGCAGGTCTCACTGCATCTGCAGTCAACAGAAAGTGTTTTTGAGCCTTCTCTGGACACAGACCTCGCTGACCTGTTGAAGTCCTTTATCGATGACGTCTACTCGGCCGCCAGCTTGCCACCGAGGCTGTCAGtcagtcaccatggcaaccaccaG GAGGCGCTGCGGGAGAATGCCGACCTTGTGGCGCTAGAACTGGAAGTGAGGCAACGCCTGCTGGAGGTGAGAGAGGAGGCGGAGCTTCTAAGGGCAGACCTGGACAGGTTCTCACCTCTCTGGCGAAGCCACAAGCGGGGAGTGATGCAAGAATTCCTGACCTACGGCCGGAAGCTGGAGCCTgaagaggaggaagtggaggaggcCCCACCCACCCTGACAGACTTTCAAAGAGAG ATCCATTCCCTCCAGAAACAGATGACACACGTCAATCACCTCAACGAGAACGAGCTGCTGCACGGCTGGCTACAGGTTGAACTACGACCTTTCAAAAACGCCCTGCGCCTGTTCATCCACAACTGGATAAGCATGTACACGCAGCACCTGCTCAAACTGGTGCGACACAG CATGTCTCAACGCAGTGTCGATGAGGAGCATGATGACAATAGTAGAAAGTCTTCTTCCAGCTTCCCTCTAACAGAAACCATCATGCTGCTGGAAACCGTGGGAGTGGAAGTTCCTGAACTCACCACGTTGCTGCAG AGCTGA
- the LOC129177758 gene encoding dynein axonemal heavy chain 17-like, translating to MWTGAVEEVYQDFLKQLHLLTDCQYDASEPTDQSFPLQACSFQDHVLDLEARLVSIIRGTLEDCCVSSSAVKILNMFGPVLERPLIQEQLRPQLVRLVDMVMTELDQVEALVQRKSLTTEVLSKFRASPSATLRWTQQLLLRAHSVFLSFQTVQYL from the exons ATGTGGACCGGCGCCGTGGAGGAAGTATACCAGGACTTCCTGAAACAGCTTCACCTTCTGACTGACTGTCAGTACGACGCCAGCGAGCCCACAGATCAG AGCTTCCCACTGCAAGCCTGCTCCTTCCAGGACCACGTGCTGGATCTGGAAGCCAGGCTGGTGTCCATCATCAGAGGAACTCTGGAGGACTGCTGCGTGTCGTCGTCTGCAGTCAAG ATACTTAACATGTTCGGCCCAGTACTGGAGCGTCCTCTGATCCAGGAGCAGCTGCGTCCTCAGCTTGTCCGGCTGGTGGACATGGTCATGACAGAACTTGACCAGGTGGAAGCACTGGTCCAAAGAAAGAGTTTGACGACTGAAGTGTTGTCCAAATTCAGGGCCAGTCCGTCCGCCACCCTTAGGTGGACTCAACAACTCCTGCTGAGGGCTcacagtgttttcctgagcttCCAGACGGTCCAATATCTGTaa
- the LOC129177533 gene encoding dynein axonemal heavy chain 17-like: MEANDKRLDLVRCLLSESLCVDEDKWREFVSVKKNLLLFNTLFNSKEPVNLFLWINEESSMSMSLDFPAIHNKVVCVTKTEQEAITVDSASKVLLIEDVHGEDVLPFITALTQEVVCPLLSNPANDCDWAPGAAEETLNLMERLKNEALVMKARQEGWTFLPLPKNLHDNKQRKARDVKLLHACESVIIQWAGLVSELLQQNPSQPLLDGLKPQPSEEFHFWNNRLKNLQLIQQQMTSSKAQQVASFLQSAEGAYSFILKQIYGDVQKGLLEAQDATQKLQPLQEKLEQIEHLQYRQLRDKMAAVMEKVNQVWLNSHFHCKPCWIVVLLQEICNLFIDWVRTKSLNDVMPVLLM; the protein is encoded by the exons atggagGCGAACGACAAGCGCCTGGACTTGGTGAGATGTCTGCTTTCAGaaagtttgtgtgtggacgAGGACAAATGGCGAGAGTTTGTGAGCGTGAAGAAGAACCTGCTCCTCTTCAACACTTTGTTCAACAGCAAGGAGCCGGTGAACCTTTTCCTATGGATCAACGAAGAGTCCAGCATGTCCATGAGTCTAGACTTCCCAGCAATACATAACAAAGTGGTGTGTGTGACTAAAACGGAGCAGGAGGCCATTACTGTGGACAGCGCCTCCAAGGTGTTACTGATTGAAGACGTTCATGGAGAAGACGTGCTACCCTTCATCACTGCACTCACTCAGGAG GTCGTCTGCCCGTTGCTTAGCAACCCAGCAAATGATTGCGACTGGGCGCCCGGTGCGGCTGAAGAGACGCTGAACTTGATGGAGCGGCTGAAGAACGAAGCTCTGGTGATGAAGGCTCGGCAGGAAGGATGGACATTTCTCCCGCTTCCCAAAAATCTCCATGACAACAAGCAGAG GAAGGCACGTGACGTCAAGCTACTCCATGCCTGCGAGTCAGTCATCATTCAGTGGGCGGGGCTTGTGTCAGAGTTGCTGCAGCAGAACCCGTCTCAGCCGCTGTTGGATGGACTCAAACCGCAACCTTCAGAGGAGTTCCActtctggaacaacaggctgaagAACCTGCAGCTTATCCAGCAGCAG ATGACGAGCAGCAAAGCCCAGCAGGTGGCGTCCTTCCTTCAGTCAGCTGAGGGTGCATACAGCTTCATCTTGAAACAAATTTATGGAGATGTCcagaaag GTCTCCTAGAGGCCCAGGATGCCACCCAGAAGCTGCAACCTCTGCAGGAAAAACTGGAGCAAATAGAGCATCTGCAGTATCGTCAG CTGAGAGACAAAATGGCCGCTGTCATGGAGAAGGTGAACCAGGTGTGGCTCAACTCACACTTCCACTGTAAACCCTGCTGGATCGTGGTGCTCCTGCAGGAAATCTGCAATCTCTTTATAGACTGGGTACGGACCAAATCACTCAATGATGTCATGCCTGTCCTACTGATGTAA
- the ttc19 gene encoding tetratricopeptide repeat protein 19, mitochondrial isoform X2 has translation MAASWVHRGFLHVSRFLSSVTFTRLHRVIELQMTAIGWRPVQGVPRLLPKVSWDRLQHTPATVMRRRGIENGWMELQMSSAATPSAAKHPGGWAKVAWRGGAMCAMAALSFLSSSEDAQVKEDEMILLLKKAKLSILRGQLEAASAFLHAAVALAHQTHNHQAVVYAYSQMANLAYIQGQLDHAEKLFKAAMSFMLAGGMQQDDNAFIEMSLKLATIYAEQNKVELAEHGFRFCLETLEVKVQQLQETLKDQWTDELEALRKDTRLLLGLCLDSHARYRVATLHLKQAAADYEKALSICCQEQGESHPQTLVLMSDLATILDMQGHHDNALTLIRQAVDLGRSSAHPELHVLLGNMAGILLHTGQLDEAIRLYGEALSLAQQAGDQEAMERIREGLTEVRKRREDE, from the exons ATGGCGGCGTCATGGGTACACCGTGGCTTCCTACATGTCAGTAGGTTTTTGTCTTCTGTGACCTTCACTCGACTGCACAG GGTAATTGAGCTTCAGatgactgcgattggctggcgaccagtccagggtgtaccccgcctgttgcccaaagtcagctgggataggctccagcatacccccgcaacagTAATGAGGAgacgcggcatagaaaatggatggatggagcttCAGATGAGCAGTGCTGCTACGCCTTCGGCAGCAAAGCACCCGGGAGGTTGGGCGAAGGTTGCTTGGAGAGGAGGAGCCATGTGCGCAATGGCAG CGTTGTCATTCTTGAGTTCGAGTGAAGATGCTCAGGTGAAAGAAGACGAGATGATTCTACTGCTGAAGAAAGCCAAG ctcagcaTCCTACGGGGTCAGCTGGAGGCTGCGTCTGCTTTTCTGCATGCCGCCGTCGCGCTGGCTCACCAGACGCACAACCATCAGGCTGTGGTGTATGCATACAGCCAG ATGGCCAACCTAGCTTACATCCAAGGTCAGCTGGACCAC GCTGAGAAACTTTTCAAGGCGGCCATGAGCTTCATGCTGGCAGGCGGGATGCAGCAG GATGACAACGCCTTCATTGAGATGTCCCTCAAACTCGCCACCATATATGCGGAACAGAACAA ggtggAGCTTGCTGAGCATGGTTTCAGGTTCTGTTTAGAAACTCTGGAGGTCAAAGTGCAACAGCTCCAAGAGACGCTAAAAGATCAATGGACAG ACGAGCTGGAGGCTCTGAGGAAGGACACTCGCCTGCTGCTTGGTCTGTGTTTGGACTCTCATGCTCGGTACAGAGTGGCCACGCTACACCTGAAGCAGGCCGCCGCTGACTACGAGAAGGCTCTGAGCATCTGCTGCCAGGAGCAGGGGGAATCCCACCCCCAG ACTCTGGTCCTGATGAGTGACCTGGCCACCATCTTGGATATGCAGGGTCACCATGACAATGCCCTGACATTGATCCGGCAGGCAGTAGATCTGGGTCGCTCCTCGGCACACCCAGAGTTACATGTCCTCCTGGGGAACATGGCTGGCATCCTACTGCACACAG GTCAGTTGGACGAGGCCATCCGATTGTATGGGGAGGCTTTGAGTCTGGCCCAGCAAGCTGGAGATCAGGAGGCCATGGAGCGCATTAGAGAGGGGCTGACTGAAGTGAGAAAAAGGAGGGAGGATGAGTGA
- the ttc19 gene encoding tetratricopeptide repeat protein 19, mitochondrial isoform X1 — protein MAASWVHRGFLHVSRFLSSVTFTRLHRVIELQMTAIGWRPVQGVPRLLPKVSWDRLQHTPATVMRRRGIENGWMELQMSSAATPSAAKHPGGWAKVAWRGGAMCAMAALSFLSSSEDAQVKEDEMILLLKKAKLSILRGQLEAASAFLHAAVALAHQTHNHQAVVYAYSQVMANLAYIQGQLDHAEKLFKAAMSFMLAGGMQQDDNAFIEMSLKLATIYAEQNKVELAEHGFRFCLETLEVKVQQLQETLKDQWTDELEALRKDTRLLLGLCLDSHARYRVATLHLKQAAADYEKALSICCQEQGESHPQTLVLMSDLATILDMQGHHDNALTLIRQAVDLGRSSAHPELHVLLGNMAGILLHTGQLDEAIRLYGEALSLAQQAGDQEAMERIREGLTEVRKRREDE, from the exons ATGGCGGCGTCATGGGTACACCGTGGCTTCCTACATGTCAGTAGGTTTTTGTCTTCTGTGACCTTCACTCGACTGCACAG GGTAATTGAGCTTCAGatgactgcgattggctggcgaccagtccagggtgtaccccgcctgttgcccaaagtcagctgggataggctccagcatacccccgcaacagTAATGAGGAgacgcggcatagaaaatggatggatggagcttCAGATGAGCAGTGCTGCTACGCCTTCGGCAGCAAAGCACCCGGGAGGTTGGGCGAAGGTTGCTTGGAGAGGAGGAGCCATGTGCGCAATGGCAG CGTTGTCATTCTTGAGTTCGAGTGAAGATGCTCAGGTGAAAGAAGACGAGATGATTCTACTGCTGAAGAAAGCCAAG ctcagcaTCCTACGGGGTCAGCTGGAGGCTGCGTCTGCTTTTCTGCATGCCGCCGTCGCGCTGGCTCACCAGACGCACAACCATCAGGCTGTGGTGTATGCATACAGCCAGGTA ATGGCCAACCTAGCTTACATCCAAGGTCAGCTGGACCAC GCTGAGAAACTTTTCAAGGCGGCCATGAGCTTCATGCTGGCAGGCGGGATGCAGCAG GATGACAACGCCTTCATTGAGATGTCCCTCAAACTCGCCACCATATATGCGGAACAGAACAA ggtggAGCTTGCTGAGCATGGTTTCAGGTTCTGTTTAGAAACTCTGGAGGTCAAAGTGCAACAGCTCCAAGAGACGCTAAAAGATCAATGGACAG ACGAGCTGGAGGCTCTGAGGAAGGACACTCGCCTGCTGCTTGGTCTGTGTTTGGACTCTCATGCTCGGTACAGAGTGGCCACGCTACACCTGAAGCAGGCCGCCGCTGACTACGAGAAGGCTCTGAGCATCTGCTGCCAGGAGCAGGGGGAATCCCACCCCCAG ACTCTGGTCCTGATGAGTGACCTGGCCACCATCTTGGATATGCAGGGTCACCATGACAATGCCCTGACATTGATCCGGCAGGCAGTAGATCTGGGTCGCTCCTCGGCACACCCAGAGTTACATGTCCTCCTGGGGAACATGGCTGGCATCCTACTGCACACAG GTCAGTTGGACGAGGCCATCCGATTGTATGGGGAGGCTTTGAGTCTGGCCCAGCAAGCTGGAGATCAGGAGGCCATGGAGCGCATTAGAGAGGGGCTGACTGAAGTGAGAAAAAGGAGGGAGGATGAGTGA